In Mycolicibacter virginiensis, the DNA window CAGCGCGACGGTGATCGCCGAGAACAACACGGTGCGACCAGCGGTGGTCATCGTCCGGATCAGCGCTCGATCGGGGGCAACACCCTCGGCCAGTTCGTCGCGGTAGCGGTTGATGATCAACAAGGTGTAGTCGATCGCCAGCGCCAAACCCATGGCGGTGGTGAGGTTCATCGCGAAGATCGACACATCCGTGCCCAGGGTGATCAGTCGCAGCACCGCCATCGAGCCGACGATCGCGAGTCCACCGAGCGCGACCGGCAATGCCGCCGCCAACAGACCGCCGAAAACCCACACCAGCACCGCGAAGCTCAGCGGGATGGCGATCGACTCCATCAGCAGCAGGTCATGTTGATTCTGGTGATTGATCTGGGCATAGACCATCGCGCCGCCCCCGGCGCGAACGCTGACCCCGTCTCGATCGTGGGCCACCTGGTCAGCCAGGGTGCGGGCGTACTTCTGTGCGTCGTTCTCGCCGCCGCGCAGGTTGGCCACGATCAGACCGGCGGAGCCGTCGGTGCTGGTCAGTCGGGCTGCCGCCGATGGCGGGTCCGTCCATGGCGAGGCGACGTTGAAGACGTGCGGCGAGTGCTGTAGGACGCCGGCGATCTCGGTGCCTACCGTGCGGGCCCGCTCGCTGTCGGCTCCGTCGGGCGAACTCACCAGAATCAGCAACTGCTGGTCGCTTTGGCCGAACTTGTCGGTCAGCAACTGGGTGGCCTGCGCGGATTCCGAACCAGGATCCTGAAAGCCCCCCGCGGACAGGCTGTCGGCCACGGGAATCCCGAACACCGCGGCGGCGACCATCACCAGCCCGGCCAGGACTAGGACGCGGCGTGGAGCGGCGAGGGCCAGCAGGGCGATCCGGTGCAGCACGTAGTGACCTTCCGCCGAAATGGTCCACCGGAGGTGCCGACGGCACCCCTAACGACAAGATACGTAGTGGATGGCGCGGGCGTTCAATATTCGCCGGCTATGCCGTGGCGTTGAACCACGGCCGCGGCGGCACCGTGACCTCGACATGAACAACACTCCGACCGTGGCCGCCGTAGCCGTGGAATTCCCTTCTCACCAGCACCGTCAGGGCGAGGTGATGGCCGCCCTGTCGGACTTCGCCGGTCCAGACTTTCAGCGCTTCGCCGCCCACAGTGGTGTCGCCACCCGCCAGCTGGCGCTGCCGTTGGCGCGCTACCCGAAGCTCAGCGGCTTCAGCGAGGCGAACGACGAATACCTTGACATCGCTCTGGATCTGAGCGAACGAGCACTGCAGGCTGCGCTGGATCGCGCCGGGATCGCGCCGTCGGAGGTCGATGTCGTGTTCTCCACGACGGTCACCGGTTTGGCCGTTCCCTCGCTGGAGGGGCGGCTGGTGACGCGGATGGGCCTTCGTTCCGACGTCAAACGCATCCCGCTGTTCGGCTTGGGCTGCGTCGCCGGCGCGGCGGGCCTGGCACGGGTCCACGACTACCTGCGTGCCTTTCCCGACCATGTGGCGGCCCTGGTCGCCGTCGAACTGTGCTCCTTGACGGTTCAGCGCGAAGACCTTTCGGTGGCAAACCTGGTTGCCGCCAGCCTGTTCGGTGACGGCGCCGCGGCGGTCATCGCGACCGGTGCCCGACGCTCGGCGCGCGGGCCGAGGCTGTTGGCGACGCGAAGTCAGACCTACCCCGACACCGATGACGTGCTGGGGTGGAAGATCGGCAGCGAGGGGTTCAGCATCGTCTTGTCGGTGGAGATCGCCACGATCGTTGAGAAATACCTCGGCGACAATGTTCGTGAATTCCTGGCCGATCACGGCCTGGTCAGCGATGACATCTCGACCTGGATCGTGCACGCCGCCGGCCCGAAGATCATCGATGCGATCGAGAACCTGCTGCACCTGCGGTCGGAGGCGCTGACGCCGACCCGAAAGTCGTTGCGTGACCACGGGAACCTGTCCTCGGTATCGGTCCTGGATATCCTCGACGGCATCGAATCCGATCCGCCGCCGCCTGGATCACTGGGGCTGATGATCGCGATGGGGCCGGGTTTCTCCGCCGAACTCGTCCTGTTGGAGTGGTAGGCATGTACTACTTGCTGGTCCTGGCGGTGGGCGTTGAACGGCTCATCGAGTTGGTGGTGGCCAAAAACAACGCGCGGTGGGCGTTCGCCAACGGCGGCGTCGAATTCGGGCACAGTCACTATCCGGTGATGGTCAGCATCCATTCGGCGCTGCTGGTCAGCTGCGTTGCCGAGGTGTGGGTGTTGCACCGACCATTCATCCCCTGGCTGGGCTGGCCCATGTTTGCGGTGGCGGTTTTGAGTCAGGTGCTGCGCTGGTGGTGCGTGCGTACGCTCGGCCAGCGTTGGAATACTCAGGTGATCGTTCTGCCGGAAAGCCCGCTGGTGCAAGGCGGGCCGTATCGCTGGATCCGTCATCCCAACTATGTGGCAGTGGTACTCGAGGGGTTGGCGCTGCCGTTGATCCACACCGCCTGGCTGACCGCACTCTGGTTCGGCCTGGCCAACGCGGCGGTGTTGCGGGAACGGATTCGGGTGGAGAACGTCGCGCTGGGGTACCGGTGATCGGCTTCGACACCGACCTGCTGATCGTGGGTGGCGGGCCGGGGGGACTCGCCGCGGCGTTATGTGCGCGACAGCAGGGACTTTCGGTAGTCGTTGCCGATCCCCGGGCCAGCCCGATCGACAAGGCCTGCGGCGAGGGCCTGATGCCGGGCGGGCTGGCCGTGTTGAAATCACTCGGGGTGGACCCGGTCGGTATGCCGCTGCGCGGCATCAACTATCTCGACGAGCAGCGCCGGGCCGAGGCGCGGTTTCGCAACGGCCCGGGGCGCGGCGTGCGACGTACGACGTTGCATGCCGCCATGACAGATCAGGCCAAACAGAACGACGTCGACTGGATCGCGACCAAGGTCGACGGCGTAGTCCAAGATGCCGAGGGGGTCACGGCGGGCGGCCTTCGGGCCAGGTGGCTGATCGCCGCCGACGGGCTGCACTCGGTCGTTCGCCGCGCCGTCGGGATCTCCTGCGCCGCGGGCTCTCCGCGGCGCTACGGGCTGCGCTGGCACTACCAGGTTCCGGCGTGGTCCGAGTTCGTGGAGGTGCACTGGTCACGGTGGGGCGAGGCCTACGTGACGCCGGTGGAGCCGGGCCTGGTGGGGGTGGCCATCTTGTCGCCGCACCGCCCGCAGCTTGACTGGTTTCCGTCGCTGGCCGCCCACCTCGGCGACGCGCAACGCGGCCCTGCCCGCGGCTGCGGACCGATGCGGCAACTGGTTTCGCGCCGCGTCACCGGACGGGTGCTGCTGGTCGGTGACGCCGCCGGCTACGAGGACGCGCTGACCGGTGAGGGCGTGAGCCTGGCCGTCAAACAGGCCGCAGCCGCGGTGGCGGCGATCGTCGATGACAACCCCACGTCCTACGAGCGCGCCTGGCACTCGATCACCCGCCGCTATCGACTGCTCACCCGGGGTCTGGTGCTGGCCAGCGCGTGGCAGCCGGCCCGACGGGCTGTGGTCCCCGCCTGTTGTGCACTGCCGGCGGTATTTGACCGCGCGGTGCATCTGCTGGCGCATTGAGTGTCCGCTCGATGGCGGACAGCACCATCTGAGTGGAGCCGCGGGAACCGATGGTGATGCGCACGGCGCCGTCGGGATAGTTGCGCACCCGCAGTCCGCTGTCGGCGAAGACTTCGCTCCACGGCCGGCCCATCGCCGGCAGGTACACAAAGTTCGCGTGGGAATCGGTGGTGTACACCCCGGATGCCCGCAGCCGGGCACGCAGATAGCCGCGTTCGGCGACGATATGGGCGATGCGCTGCTCCAGTTGTGCCCCTGCCTGATAGGAGGCCGCCACCGCCACCGTGCAACCGGCGCTGATACCGAACGGCAGCTGCATCGACCACAGCAGGCCGGCCAGCTTAGGTGCCGCCAAGGCGTAGCCGATCCGGAGCCCGGCCAAACCGTAGGCCTTGGAGAAGGTGCGCAGCACAATCACATTCGGGAAGCGCGCAATGAGCCTCGGGACGTCGATGCGCTGGTGTGGGGCAACGAATTCGATGTAGGCCTCGTCGAGCAGCACGATGGTGTCGGCAGGAACGTCGGCGACCAGCCGTTCGACGTCGGCGACGGTCTCCAGGGTCCCGGTCGGATTGTGCGGGCGGCATAACACCACTACCCGGGCATCCCTGGCGGCCCGGGCCATCGCGGTCAGATCGAGATGGCCGTAGCCATCGAGGGGGACGTCCACCGCGGTCAGGCCGGCCATCTGGGCGAAAGCGGGGTAGCCCTCAAAGGTGGGCTTGCTCAGTACGATCCGCTCGCCAGGAGCCGCCGCCGTCTGCAGCACCCGCATGGCCAGCCCGGACGCTCCCGGTCCGAGCGCAACATTCTCCTCGCTCACCCCGGCATGCTCGGCCACCAGTCGGCGTAGCCGGGTGGGCAGGAATTCCGGATACCGGTTGGCCGCACCGATGAAGTCGACCAGCGCCGCGCGCACCGCGGGCAGCGGCGGTAGCGGGTTCTCGTTGAGCGACAACGCATACGGGTCGACTGCCGGCGGTAGTGCGCTACAAAGCTGCGTAGTACCCGAATCCGCTTGCGCCGCAGAGGTCATTGTGGTCGTCCGCCCCAACGGATGGCCGCCGCGCCGGCGAAGTCGCCGGCGTGTGCGAAGCCGGCCATCACCACCACCTCGCCCGGCTGCACCCGGTTAGTGGTGATCGCGCGATCCAGGTTGATCGGGATGCCGGCGCCGAACAGGTTGCCGCACTCATCGAAGGTGTCGACATGTCGTGATTCGGGTACTTCGAGCGCTTCGCGCCAATTGCGCAGAAATACCCGGTTGGGCTGATTGGTGACCAGCAGCCCAATATCCGCGGGAGACAGGCCGTTGCGATGACAGACCGCGAGGGCGACTTCGGGAACCTGCCGGTTACCGCGCGCGAGCACCTTGGTGATCTTGTCTTCGGTGAAACCGATGTAGGCGGCACCGGGCCCGGGCTGCCACCACTTACGGGGCGGGTCGGTGTTGTAGGTCATGTCGCCGGCGTACTGGCCGTAGGTCCGGCACTCGGCATCGAGGATCGGCGACTGATCTGATCGGGTCAGCAGCCCGACCGCGGCGCCGTCACCGGGAACCGACGCCTGCGACTTGGGCCGCACGGCGGGCTGATCGAAGACCTGGCCGGCCGCGTTCTGCGCGATCGCGATCAACGCGGATTGCCCCGCGCCGGCCGCCAACAACTGCCGGGCCACCCCCAGCCCCAGCACGAAAGCCGCGCAACCGCCGTTGTGCAGATCCAGCACGGTAGACGGACGCATCCCCAACCGGTGGGCGATGCCGCCGCCGGCGCCGCAGAACGGGATGTCCGGCAACTGAGTGTGGGTGATCAAGATATCGACGTTCTCGATGACCTCGCGGCGGTGGCGCTCGATGATGCCCTGCGCTGCCTGCTCGATCATGTCGGCCGCCGTCTCGTCCTCGCCGACGTGATGGCGGAATCGGGGCGCGCGGAACATCAGGTTGTCGCGCAACGCATCCGACTCGGCGTACTGCGTGTAGTAGTCGGCGCCGATGGGTTCACCGGGAAGATAGCTGGAGACATCGATCAGGCTGACGGCAGATTGGTCCATGATTCGCCTCATCGCATCCAGAACGGGGTGACCGGCAGGCCGTTGTGGTGCCGGTATTCGGCAATGGCCTTCAGATTCTTCAGTTCCAGCAGATGACCGGCACTGAACATGTCCCAGAAGTCGCCCACCCAGACCGGGCGCTGGGGTGGCGCGGTGTCCGGATAGGGGTTGTGGTCGTAGAACGGGTGGTGGCAATTGGTCCACAGCACAACCGATCCGGGCTTGTTCAGCACGACCTGGGCGTCCACGATCCGGATCAGGTAGATCATCCACAGGTGGTCGGGCTGATCCCAGGCGCAGTGGTAGTCCACCGTGAGGGCCTGCCGGTTGGACACGGTGCGGGTGTAGATCTT includes these proteins:
- a CDS encoding pyridoxal phosphate-dependent aminotransferase, whose translation is MTSAAQADSGTTQLCSALPPAVDPYALSLNENPLPPLPAVRAALVDFIGAANRYPEFLPTRLRRLVAEHAGVSEENVALGPGASGLAMRVLQTAAAPGERIVLSKPTFEGYPAFAQMAGLTAVDVPLDGYGHLDLTAMARAARDARVVVLCRPHNPTGTLETVADVERLVADVPADTIVLLDEAYIEFVAPHQRIDVPRLIARFPNVIVLRTFSKAYGLAGLRIGYALAAPKLAGLLWSMQLPFGISAGCTVAVAASYQAGAQLEQRIAHIVAERGYLRARLRASGVYTTDSHANFVYLPAMGRPWSEVFADSGLRVRNYPDGAVRITIGSRGSTQMVLSAIERTLNAPADAPRGQIPPAVHNRRGPQPVGPAATRWPAPDPG
- a CDS encoding 3-oxoacyl-ACP synthase III family protein; the protein is MDQSAVSLIDVSSYLPGEPIGADYYTQYAESDALRDNLMFRAPRFRHHVGEDETAADMIEQAAQGIIERHRREVIENVDILITHTQLPDIPFCGAGGGIAHRLGMRPSTVLDLHNGGCAAFVLGLGVARQLLAAGAGQSALIAIAQNAAGQVFDQPAVRPKSQASVPGDGAAVGLLTRSDQSPILDAECRTYGQYAGDMTYNTDPPRKWWQPGPGAAYIGFTEDKITKVLARGNRQVPEVALAVCHRNGLSPADIGLLVTNQPNRVFLRNWREALEVPESRHVDTFDECGNLFGAGIPINLDRAITTNRVQPGEVVVMAGFAHAGDFAGAAAIRWGGRPQ
- a CDS encoding NAD(P)/FAD-dependent oxidoreductase, giving the protein MIGFDTDLLIVGGGPGGLAAALCARQQGLSVVVADPRASPIDKACGEGLMPGGLAVLKSLGVDPVGMPLRGINYLDEQRRAEARFRNGPGRGVRRTTLHAAMTDQAKQNDVDWIATKVDGVVQDAEGVTAGGLRARWLIAADGLHSVVRRAVGISCAAGSPRRYGLRWHYQVPAWSEFVEVHWSRWGEAYVTPVEPGLVGVAILSPHRPQLDWFPSLAAHLGDAQRGPARGCGPMRQLVSRRVTGRVLLVGDAAGYEDALTGEGVSLAVKQAAAAVAAIVDDNPTSYERAWHSITRRYRLLTRGLVLASAWQPARRAVVPACCALPAVFDRAVHLLAH
- a CDS encoding type III polyketide synthase, giving the protein MNNTPTVAAVAVEFPSHQHRQGEVMAALSDFAGPDFQRFAAHSGVATRQLALPLARYPKLSGFSEANDEYLDIALDLSERALQAALDRAGIAPSEVDVVFSTTVTGLAVPSLEGRLVTRMGLRSDVKRIPLFGLGCVAGAAGLARVHDYLRAFPDHVAALVAVELCSLTVQREDLSVANLVAASLFGDGAAAVIATGARRSARGPRLLATRSQTYPDTDDVLGWKIGSEGFSIVLSVEIATIVEKYLGDNVREFLADHGLVSDDISTWIVHAAGPKIIDAIENLLHLRSEALTPTRKSLRDHGNLSSVSVLDILDGIESDPPPPGSLGLMIAMGPGFSAELVLLEW
- a CDS encoding isoprenylcysteine carboxyl methyltransferase family protein yields the protein MYYLLVLAVGVERLIELVVAKNNARWAFANGGVEFGHSHYPVMVSIHSALLVSCVAEVWVLHRPFIPWLGWPMFAVAVLSQVLRWWCVRTLGQRWNTQVIVLPESPLVQGGPYRWIRHPNYVAVVLEGLALPLIHTAWLTALWFGLANAAVLRERIRVENVALGYR